The following coding sequences lie in one Arachis ipaensis cultivar K30076 chromosome B05, Araip1.1, whole genome shotgun sequence genomic window:
- the LOC107644554 gene encoding uncharacterized protein LOC107644554 has product MDLPLDTHTQPHTPPSPSIIAPATHXPRSRRTASVVAAVGGSPCRCLSRCFRRSLRRRGDRTRRMPSASLSSSHSRCCEGSAIAVAAAGEKENGTDKNEELGSSLSPPVLRASHRAELLSPSVLPSGHRVSRGYSQNHCQSFLCAVSEIRIVCHAI; this is encoded by the exons atggaCCTCCCTCTCGACACCCACACTCAGCCTCACACACCTCCCTCACCCTCCATTATCGCGCCAGCCACCCACGNNCCGCGAAGCCGCCGAACTGCATCCGTTGTCGCCGCAGTTGGAGGAAGCCCGTGTCGCTGTCTTTCTCGCTGTTTCCGGAGAAGCCTGAGGAGACGGGGAGACAGAACACGAAGGATGCCATCCGCGTCACTCTCATCGAGCCACAGCCGCTGCTGTGAAGGCTCCGCCATTGCCGTTGCTGCTGCGGGAGAGAAGGAGAACGGAACAGATAAGAATGAGGAACTGGGATCGTCGTTGTCGCCACCGGTGTTGAGGGCCAGCCACCGCGCCGAGCTTCTGTCGCCATCAGTTCTGCCGTCTGGTCACCGGGTATCACGTGGGTATAGCCAGAATCACTGCCAGTCCTTTCTTTGTGCA GTCTCAGAGATAAGAATTGTGTGCCATGCAATTTGA